The genomic segment CGATGGCGGCAAGGATTTTGACCTTGATGCCTCTATTTTTTGCCTCAACGAACAGGGCAAGACAGGTTCAGACACCGACTTCATTTTCTACAACAATCCTAAGAACGCCAACGGCTCGGTAGAGCACACCGGCGACAATCGTACCGGCGAAGGCGACGGAGACGACGAAAAAGTAAAGGTAGACCTGGCTGCAGTACCTGCCGAGGTAAGCAAGATCGCCTTCTGCATCACGATTCACGATGCTGTCGAGCGCTCCCAGAATTTCGGACAAGTATCCAACGCCTTCGTTCGCATCGTGGACGAGCAAAGCGGTGCCGAACTGATCCGTTACGATCTCGGCGAAGACTTCTCCATCGAGACGGCCGTCGTCGTCGGCGAACTGTACCGCAACGCAGGCGAGTGGAAGTTCAGCGCGGTCGGCAGCGGCTATAAGGACGGTCTGGCAGGTCTCGCGCGCGACTTCGGTTTGTCCGTATCCTAAAAAGCAAGGAGCCGAGTGCATGTCCATCAATTTGTCCAAAGGGCAACGCATAGACTTGACGAAGTCCAACCCGGGTCTGACCAAGGTCGTATTGGGATTGGGCTGGGACACGAACAAGTACAATGGCGGTAACGAATTCGACTTGGACGCCAGCGCTTTCCTGCTTCACGAAGAAGGCAAGGCCAAAAGCGAAGAAGACTTTGTCTTCTATAACCATCTCAGCGCTTATAACGGCGGCGTAGAGCATACGGGCGACAACCGTACTGGCGAAGGCGACGGAGACGACGAACAGATTAAGATCGACTTTTCGAAACTGCCGCCCGCCATTTCGCGAATCGGAATCACCGTAACCATCCATGAGGCGGATGTCCGGGGTCAGAATTTCGGCCAGGTTTCAAATGCATTCGTGCGACTGGTGGACGAAACGACCGGACGCGAGATTTTGCGCTACGATTTGGGCGAAGACTTTTCGGTCGAGACTGCGATCGTATTTTGCGAAGTATACCGTAGCGGCACGGATTGGAAATTCCAGGCGGTAGGCTCCGGTTTTACCGGCGGCCTTTCCGCACTGGTTCGGAATTA from the Cohnella hashimotonis genome contains:
- a CDS encoding TerD family protein; its protein translation is MAISLSKGQKIDLTKTNPGLSKILVGLGWDTNKYDGGKDFDLDASIFCLNEQGKTGSDTDFIFYNNPKNANGSVEHTGDNRTGEGDGDDEKVKVDLAAVPAEVSKIAFCITIHDAVERSQNFGQVSNAFVRIVDEQSGAELIRYDLGEDFSIETAVVVGELYRNAGEWKFSAVGSGYKDGLAGLARDFGLSVS
- a CDS encoding TerD family protein, which gives rise to MSINLSKGQRIDLTKSNPGLTKVVLGLGWDTNKYNGGNEFDLDASAFLLHEEGKAKSEEDFVFYNHLSAYNGGVEHTGDNRTGEGDGDDEQIKIDFSKLPPAISRIGITVTIHEADVRGQNFGQVSNAFVRLVDETTGREILRYDLGEDFSVETAIVFCEVYRSGTDWKFQAVGSGFTGGLSALVRNYGLS